One part of the Vitis riparia cultivar Riparia Gloire de Montpellier isolate 1030 chromosome 15, EGFV_Vit.rip_1.0, whole genome shotgun sequence genome encodes these proteins:
- the LOC117932631 gene encoding protein ABIL1 isoform X2, producing MVLDNLKDYAVRALVNAVDHLGTVAYKLTDLLDQQTLDVSTMELKVSCVNQKLLTCQTYMDKEGIRQQQLLAFIPRHHKHYILPNSVNKKVHFSPQVQRDASQNHSQARPRIYPTGNATSKTLSWHLASETKSTLKGSANAFLSTNEPETSGKTSRVFHLLDSEESIRTSGGPAGGGPSSGPASSAVTQSLGVVWRDSSEGTKPMMPFRSFDNRNRRPMALAHPAARSKSVLSAFFAKQKTPRI from the exons GGTACTTGACAACCTGAAAGATTATGCCGTACGAGCCCTTGTCAATGCTGTTGACCACCTTGGCACTGTTGCTTATAAATTAACTGACCTCCTTGATCAACAAACCTTGGATGTGTCAACCATGGAGCTAAAAGTTTCATGTGTAAATCAG AAACTTCTTACATGCCAAACATACATGGATAAAGAAGGTATCAGGCAGCAGCAGCTGTTGGCTTTCATCCCAAGACATCATAAGCACTATATTTTACCTA ATTCTGTCAACAAAAAGGTGCATTTTAGTCCACAAGTACAGAGAGATGCTAGCCAGAATCATAGTCAAGCAAGACCTCGTATTTATCCTACAG GTAATGCCACATCAAAAACTCTTTCCTGGCATTTAGCCTCAGAAACTAAATCTACCTTGAAAGGGAGTGCAAATGCTTTTTTGAG CACTAATGAGCCAGAAACTTCTGGCAAAACTTCCAGAGTCTTCCATTTATTGG ATTCTGAAGAGAGTATTCGGACAAGTGGAGGTCCTGCTGGTGGAGGTCCTTCAAGTGGTCCTGCTTCTAGTGCAGTTACACAATCACTTGGTGTCGTGTGGAGG GATTCATCAGAAGGCACCAAGCCAATGATGCCATTCAGGTCATTTGACAACCGAAACCGACGTCCAATGGCCCTTGCCCATCCAGCTGCTCGGAGTAAAAGTGTGCTATCAGCTTTCTTTGCCAAACAGAAAACACCGAGGATATAG